The Priestia megaterium DNA segment GCAACCTGCACAAATGGCCGTTCAAGCTCATGAGTTCAAAGATAAAATTGATGATATGGCTCAAAGTATTGAAGAAATAAAAAAACAATTACATGAACAAATGGAATTTAATAAAAAGCTTGTAGAACGTATGGATCAGCAAAGCATGAGTCATATACGTGAAATTCAGGAAACGAGAAAGCAACTTGCTGCTGCTCAGGAAAAAAAGAAGTGGTGGGAATTTTGGAAATAAAAAAGGACTGCTAGCTAGTTAGCAGTCCTTTTTTATTTAAATGGTTTGTTTCCGATAACATCTTAATCTCTACTTTTATTATAACCTTATTTGAAAATTATTTATAGACTGTTTTTCTACTCATGTCCGGCCTTATACTGTTATACGCAAGTCAAAAAGTATAAAGGGTGTGGCTATATGAATGACAAAAAGAATGTCTTAGATCCTGGTCCATTTTTTCATGGTACTAAAGCAGAACTGAAAATCGGAGACCTGCTTGAACCATTGTACTTATCCAATTATCAGGATAAAAAATCTAACCATATCTATTTTACTGGAACATTAAACGCTGCTAAATGGGGTGCTGAATTAGCAAGGTCTAATTCAAAAGAGAGAATTTATGTTGTAGAACCATTAGGCGATTTTGAAAATGATCCAAATTTAACTGACAAAAAATTCCCTGGAAACCCAACACGTTCTTATAGATCTAAATCTCCCTTGAAAATAGTGGCTGAATTAGGTTCATGGGAAAGACACTCTGATGAAGAAATAAATCATATGCTTACATCCTTAAAAAAGTTAAGTGAAGAAGGAAAAAATGTAATATACGATTGATTCTCATACTATTTAAACCTCAGTTAAATGCCAGATGAACAATGAAGGCGGCCTTATAAACTGATATATAATGGCGGCCTTTGTTATGGCTATAAATGTTATAAATATAAAGGTTTAGAACAAAATATGACGTAGCATTTATAAATTGTTGGAGATATTAAATAAAATCAATTCCTTTAACCTTACTCAT contains these protein-coding regions:
- the arr gene encoding NAD(+)--rifampin ADP-ribosyltransferase, which translates into the protein MNDKKNVLDPGPFFHGTKAELKIGDLLEPLYLSNYQDKKSNHIYFTGTLNAAKWGAELARSNSKERIYVVEPLGDFENDPNLTDKKFPGNPTRSYRSKSPLKIVAELGSWERHSDEEINHMLTSLKKLSEEGKNVIYD